Proteins encoded together in one Falco biarmicus isolate bFalBia1 chromosome 4, bFalBia1.pri, whole genome shotgun sequence window:
- the OGN gene encoding mimecan codes for MKALQTTFFLFVFAPLVNSAPPIQQESLHFYEYDTDVTMGSLIQQDYEMQSKDIRKDGTNVSLDTALSLQGDDSERNVPPTKDTNLPTCLLCVCLSGSVYCEEIDIEAVPPLPKETAYLYARFNKIKRIAVSDFADITTLRRIDFSGNRIEEIEDGAFSKLLLLEELSLAENRLLKLPVLPPKLTTFNANQNRIKSRGIKANAFKRLTNLAYLYLGHNALESVPLNLPESLRILHLQYNNITTITDDTFCKSNNTRYIRTSMDEIRMEGNPILLAKHVNAFSCLRTLPVGTYY; via the exons ATGAAGGCTTTgcagactactttttttttgtttgtgtttgcacCTTTGGTAAATTCAGCACCACCTATACAGCAAGAATCACTCCACTTTTATGAGTATGATACAGATGTTACCATGGGAAGCCTGATCCAACAAGATTATGAAATGCAATCCAAGGATAtaagaaag GATGGAACAAATGTTTCTCTTGACACTGCCCTAAGCCTGCAAGGGGATGACAGCGAACGCAATGTACCACCAACAAAGGATACAA atttaCCTACTtgtctgctctgtgtgtgtttaagCGGATCAGTGTACTGCGAGGAAATAGACATCGAAGCTGTACCCCCACTGCCAAAGGAAACAGCCTATCTTTATGCACgatttaacaaaataaaaaggatagCAGTCTCAGATTTTGCTGATATTA CTACCTTGAGACgaattgatttcagtggaaacagGATAGAAGAAATAGAAGATGGCGCCTTTTCAAAGCTTCTGTTATTGGAAGAATTGTCTCTTGCTGAAAATAGACTTCTAAAACTTCCTGTTCTACCTCCCAAACTAACAACATTTAAtgcaaaccaaaacagaatcaAGAGCAGAGGAATCAAAGCAAATGCTTTCAAG aGGCTGACAAATTTGGCCTATCTCTACTTAGGACATAACGCACTGGAATCTGTTCCCCTTAACTTACCAGAAAGTCTGCGTATTCTTCACCTTCAG tacaACAATATTACTACAATCACTGATGACACATTCTGCAAATCTAATAACACACGTTACATCCGCACAAGTATGGATGAGATAAGGATGGAAGGCAATCCGATCCTCTTGGCAAAGCATGTGAATGCTTTTTCCTGCTTGAGAACACTGCCTGTAGGAACATACTACTAG